In Haloarcula halophila, the genomic window GGCTCCGACGTCGCCCTCGATCACCCACCGCGTCTGCTGGGGGCGAGCACGGCCCGCCGAGGTGTTGATCGAGGTCAGTGGTCGTCGAGTTGTGAGCCCCCAGTCCTCGTCAGGGGTTGCCCAGTCGACGCCGTCTCGATCGGGCGCACTGGCAATCGTGGCACACCGGGCAACGCTCTCTGCGTCGGGACTGAGGTCTGCGTCGCTGTCGATACTACTGAAGGATTGGAGCGATTCGGTCATGTCAAGATCCTCTCCACCTCCCCAGGAGGGCAAAAATTCGAATCGGAGTCAGCAATTCAGTTGCATATACTTAAATATATTAAATATGTCAGGATCGATCTTGATTAACCAACAATGCTTTTCATGCGCGATTTGTTGGTTAATACGAGGCGACCGCTGATGTCCTATGAGCCACCGACACCGCCAGCGGAACTCCCGACAGATCTCGTCAATACACTCAACGGCTACGACCAGCTCCAGCACGTCGCACGCTACGCCGATGAACTGGCAGAGCACAAAGCTCGTGAGGCCCGTCTTGAGGAATCCGAGGACGACGAGATTGACGAGCGGCCAGACGATCTTCCGGACGACGTCCCGTCGAAGGCGACGATCACGATCAAGGAGATTAACGACAACCGCTACTACTACTGGCAGTGGCGAGAAGGTGATACGGTGACATCCAAGTACAAAGGGCCAGTCAACTCGGACGACTGAACACACCACTGTGTCCGCTGTTCTCGATAACGATCAGTGAATGGCAGTCGAAGAACTGCGGACATGGTGGGGTGTAGATCCTTGCTTGAATAGCTGTGTGGAGACAATAGGTAGGAGAGCCTGTATTAGTGTAGTTGACGCCAGGGGACGAAAAAATACCGAGATAGCCTTGTAGAGCACCCCACTGTGTCCGCCGTTCCTGATGCACCGATAGAAAAGATAACAAAATAACAGCGGACACGATGGGGTGCTATTGATAGAAGAGAGCATCCAGAGAGCGACTGACTTTCCATTATATGGATTCAGTAAAAAAATGGAGACCCAAGCGTAGAGGGATACCCCCACCCCACCGTGTCCGCTGTTCTCTAGTAAGAAAGAGGGGAACTCCGATGAATGTGGACAAAAAGAACGGACAGTAGTCCGCTCACTACAAGTATAACAAATTTTTCGGTAAGTACAAACCGCTATAATATAAACCTATCTTTAATAAACTAGTAAGATGGGGTGGAGTTGAAAACAAGGGCCACCCTTTTCCACGATTACTGCGGACATAGTGGGGTGAGAGTGTTCGGCGTTCTTTTATACTCTCAGAACAGCGGAAACAGCGGACACTGCGGACAGGGTGGTTTTATTATCCTGCTCTTCAATGTGTTCGCTAAATGGGCATGTTTGAACGGGATACCGAGATCTATCGTAATCGCGATGCCCTTCGAGAGGATTACCAACCGGCTAAACTCGTCGGTCGCGATGAGGAACTTGAGCGATATAAAACAGCTCTCCAGCCGGTGATCAACGGTGAGCAACCCAACAATATTTTCCTTTACGGGAAGACCGGTGTTGGGAAGACTGCTGGGACTCGATTCCTCTTGGACCATCTCATCGAAGACGCCGCCCAGTACGATGACATTGAGCTGACCGTGAAGATCCTCAACTGTGATGGACTCTCCAGCAGTTATCAAATCGCTACCCGACTCGTCAACAAGTTTCGCGCCGACTCAAACCAAATCTCGACTACTGGATATCCGCGAGCGACTGTGTATGATATGCTTTGGTCGGAACTTGATGCGTGTGGTGGAACCATCATTATCGTATTAGACGAAGTCGATCATATCGAAGACGACAGCATACTCTACCAACTCCCCCGGGCTAGGGCTAACGGCAACCTGACCGAGGCAAAAATCGGAATAATTGGGATTTCTAATGATTTCTCGTTTCGCGATGACCTTTCTCCTAAAGTTAAGAGTTCACTGTGCGAAGAAGAACTCCAGTTCCCAGCATATGATGCGAACGAACTGATTGAAATTCTCTCACAGCGGGCCGAAGTTGCCTTTCACGAGGGAGTCATTGACGACGGCGTAGTTGAGCTGTGTGCTGCATACGGCGCGAAAGACGCTGGTGACGCACGACAGTCTCTGGACTTACTGATGAAAGCCGGGGATTTGGCTCGTGATCACGACACTGACACCATCACCGACAATCTTGTTCGTGACGCCCGCGAAGAACTTGAGCGCGGACGGATTCGTGAAGGTATTTCCGGCCTTACCCAACACGGACACCTTGTTCTCTACGCCCTCCTCACGCTCGAGCAACAGGGGAAAACGCCCGTGCGCTCTCGTGACGTTCGCCCCCGATATACGAGCTTTGCTGAGCAAGTCGGCGCTGATCCATTAGTTCCACGCCGGATGCGGGACCATCTCGGCGAACTCTCTATGCTCGGAATCATCTCCGCAGTTGAGCGAAACGAGGGGCGCCGTGGCGGGACCTATCGGGAATATTCGCTTGATATGGATACTCAAATGATTCTGACTGCTCTCGAGGAAACAGTTGCACAGGTCGGAATCCACGAATCCGTTGCTCAGATGGTCGACCAGGAGACGACTCTCTCGGAATATACCTGATCAGGATAAACTGCAATCCTTCTCCTGGGTTCGATAAGAACAGCGGACATAGTGGGGTCCGAATTCCTGATCCTGGACTGCCCTCATCCGTTCTCGCCCTTCGTATAGGCTGACAAAAGAACGGCGGACATTGTGGGGTTCACTTTGTTTCTTTCTCGCAGACCGATTGGAGAACTCCTTCGCCCGATTCTCCCATGCAAAACTGCGGAATGACCACACAGCGAATAGTGTCTTGGTAACACTGACTGCATACTGGTCGAAGCTTCGAAAATAGTGGTGTGGTCTGGTCAGAGCTTATTGGACATTAACCTCGATACCGGTGAGCGCCTCAAGCGACTCCACAACTGATCGAGGACTTTGTGTCCCCGTCGTTTCGATGGTGACTTCGACGGTCACATCCGTCGCCGACAGGCCGGGCTGAAGCTGCTTGATTTCCCCAGCAGTGACACCAGAGACACCATCCGCACGAGAGAGTCGCCGCTCAGCGTCGGTTAGCAGGTCACCGTCCGTCCCGTTCGGAACGCGGACAGTTACCGTCATCGTGGTCTGATTCGTTTCAGTGTCATTGGTGAGTGTCATTGTCGCCTCCATTGGTGAATTGACCCGGCAGGAGCGTTCCATCAGGAAACTCCAAATGCGCGAGAGGTGATTCGAACACCTGTCCCAGCCATGGCACGGCTGCGTGATCGACCAGACTACACTACTCGCGCAGAAACTGCAATAAGTGGGTTAGGATGGGTCGTACGCCGCAATTTCGCCGATGACTTGCCCTGGCTCCTCGGCGTAGCCGATGAACTCTAGGACTTGTTCCGACCAGCCCGAGATGTTGTAGACGTCCTCGTAGCCCTCCGGTGTCACGAGGTCGCCGTACGCGGCAAGATCGACCATGTACAGCGCCGTCTCCGACGCGACTTCCTCGCGGTATGCCTCGAACGCATCACGAACTGTCCGGTCGCCATCGACCATTTGGACCGTCGAGTCCCAGATCTGCATGTCGGTGAACAGGACGACGCGGTCGACCTCGATGTGCTCCTCGCGGAGGTAGTCGAGGACCTTCCAGCCGTTCGTCGAGTTCCCGACCTCAGTATCGATGCCCATGGCTGCCCGCTGGCGCTGGAGCACCGGCGTATCGACGTGCGTTGACACCTGCTGGAAATCCGACCCGAACCCGCCGATACGAGCGCCCTGCTCGGCCATCACCGCACCGAACAACGCACCGATCTCCTTGCGCTGGAGAGTGCTCCGATCGGAGAGTGTCGCAGTCATCGACCCGGAGAGGTCGACGCCGACGAACGTGTCGCCGAGCCCGTCAGGGACGTGCTCGACGGCCACGTCGACGGCCTGTTCCAGCCAGCGTTCGACTGCAGGCGAATCGAGCCCTGCGTCCTGGAGCGCTTTGTACGCCTGGTAGTACCGGAACGGGTACAGCGGCG contains:
- a CDS encoding orc1/cdc6 family replication initiation protein gives rise to the protein MGMFERDTEIYRNRDALREDYQPAKLVGRDEELERYKTALQPVINGEQPNNIFLYGKTGVGKTAGTRFLLDHLIEDAAQYDDIELTVKILNCDGLSSSYQIATRLVNKFRADSNQISTTGYPRATVYDMLWSELDACGGTIIIVLDEVDHIEDDSILYQLPRARANGNLTEAKIGIIGISNDFSFRDDLSPKVKSSLCEEELQFPAYDANELIEILSQRAEVAFHEGVIDDGVVELCAAYGAKDAGDARQSLDLLMKAGDLARDHDTDTITDNLVRDAREELERGRIREGISGLTQHGHLVLYALLTLEQQGKTPVRSRDVRPRYTSFAEQVGADPLVPRRMRDHLGELSMLGIISAVERNEGRRGGTYREYSLDMDTQMILTALEETVAQVGIHESVAQMVDQETTLSEYT